The bacterium genome contains the following window.
GCGCTCTAACCAGGCTGAGCTAAAGGCCCGAAAACCTGCGTAAGGCTACAGGTAAGTTGGGGAACCCCCAAACTCACCTTTTTTCTAGTTGCATCTGTTGCATCTAGTTGTCCCTGAATCGCTATTTAGTTTTCGGTTGAATCTTCTGGAACATCAGGCTCTTGCGAGCTCTTAGTGACAGAGAGTACCTGAACTCCTTCACCCAAATTAACCAGGCGAACGCCCATCGAGTCACGTCCAGTTTGGCGTACTTCGGACGCAGGTGTTCGCATGACTGTTCCAGCCGAAGTAATGGCCAAGACTTCGTCTTCATCTTTTATGACCAAAGCGCTGACAAGCACCCCACGAGAGTCTTCATCGATCTTGGCTGCCTTGATGCCAATTCCACCACGGCCTTGAAGGCGATATTCCTCGAGTGGAGTCTTTTTGCCATAACCACCATCTGTCGCGGTGAAGACCAACAAATTCGACTCTTGGGTATTAATTCGGGCCATTGTTAAGAGCTCATCGGTAGGTCGAAACTTCATTCCGATTACGCCAGAAGTTGAGCGACCCATAGGGCGAAGTGAGACATCATCAACCGGGAATCGAGTTGCCATTCCTTTTCGTGACACCAACAAGATTTCATCTTTTTCGTTCACGAGGGAGGCGCTAACAACTTCATCGCCTTCGCGAAGTGAAATTGCAATGAGACCGCCAGCTCGCGATGAGTCGTACTCCGTTAATGGAGTTTTCTTCACTAAACCATTACGTGTAGCTAAAACGAGATATGGCTCAACGTCATAACGTTTAATGGAGAGAACTTGTGCGATTTCCTCGTCTGGCTTAAATGCCATCAAGTTAGCAACATGCTGTCCACGAGCATCGCTTCCTGCATCAGGCAGCTCGTGGACTTTGGCGCGGTAGACCCGTCCTTTATTTGTAAAGAACAATAACCAGTCATGGGTTGAGGCAACAAAGAAATGATCAACCACATCATCTTGTTTGAGGGCTGCACCCTTTACACCTTTACCGCCACGTTTTTGTGATCGGTATAAATCTGCTTTAGTGCGTTTCGCATAACCCGTGTGTGTGATGGTTACAACTGCATCTTGATCGGGTATTAAGTCTTCGGCAGAGAAATCACCTTCACTCGCCACGATCTGCGTACGGCGATCATCCCCATATTTTGCAACAAGATCTAATAACTCATTTTGGACGATTTCACGCTGTTTTTCTTCACTAGCCAGGATGGCGGTTAATTCAATGATGTCGGCCATTAAACCGTCATACTCATCGTTAATTTTCTGACGTTCCAATGCTGCGATACGACGCAATTGCATATCTAAAATTGCATTGGCTTGAATATCATCAACATCAAGCAACTTCATCAACCCTGTACGGGCCTCTTCAGGAGTCGAGCTAGCACGGATAAGCGCAATTACTGCATCGAGTGCATCTAGGGCTTTGAGGTAACCGCGCAAGATGTGCGCGCGACGCTCTTTCTCGGCGAGGCGATACTTAGTGCGACGTACGATTACTTCGATTTGATGCTC
Protein-coding sequences here:
- a CDS encoding DNA gyrase C-terminal beta-propeller domain-containing protein, with the translated sequence LIVGRTGIEDAYRTGRGSITMRAVVSVEEINKRTCLVVTELPYQVNPDNLALKIAELVKEGKIKGIADVRDEGNERLGQRLVIVLRNDAIPKVVLNNLYKQTQLQDTFGANMLALVDGVPRTLRLDEFVRYYIEHQIEVIVRRTKYRLAEKERRAHILRGYLKALDALDAVIALIRASSTPEEARTGLMKLLDVDDIQANAILDMQLRRIAALERQKINDEYDGLMADIIELTAILASEEKQREIVQNELLDLVAKYGDDRRTQIVASEGDFSAEDLIPDQDAVVTITHTGYAKRTKADLYRSQKRGGKGVKGAALKQDDVVDHFFVASTHDWLLFFTNKGRVYRAKVHELPDAGSDARGQHVANLMAFKPDEEIAQVLSIKRYDVEPYLVLATRNGLVKKTPLTEYDSSRAGGLIAISLREGDEVVSASLVNEKDEILLVSRKGMATRFPVDDVSLRPMGRSTSGVIGMKFRPTDELLTMARINTQESNLLVFTATDGGYGKKTPLEEYRLQGRGGIGIKAAKIDEDSRGVLVSALVIKDEDEVLAITSAGTVMRTPASEVRQTGRDSMGVRLVNLGEGVQVLSVTKSSQEPDVPEDSTEN